One part of the Rutidosis leptorrhynchoides isolate AG116_Rl617_1_P2 chromosome 1, CSIRO_AGI_Rlap_v1, whole genome shotgun sequence genome encodes these proteins:
- the LOC139882229 gene encoding LOW QUALITY PROTEIN: wall-associated receptor kinase 5-like (The sequence of the model RefSeq protein was modified relative to this genomic sequence to represent the inferred CDS: inserted 1 base in 1 codon; deleted 2 bases in 1 codon), with amino-acid sequence MNPDNPDINECDDKSNNYVCFGHCINTLGSYNYTCLPGYKGNANTPYGCQPVAKPSKFPVLIFILAIVFVLVAIISGLTGVYFEIRKRKLTKLKEKFFEKNGGVFLQQKLNAPGTSEAVIMFSTEQLLKATDNYAEDHTIERGGYGVVYKGILADKSVVAIKKSKLVDGTQSEQFINEVLILTQVIHRNVVKLLGCCLEEDVPVLVYEFIANNTLYYRIHHKSGGMSXVTWDNRLIIGTEAADALAYLHSQAAMPIIHRDVKSTNILLDENYTTKISYFGASRLVPSDHAQVTTLVQGTLGYLDHEYFHTSQLTDKSDVYSFGVVLAELITGQKKICVNRTNEEKNLATYFVKAMKENRLFEIVEPRVLREGSLEQIQQVADLAKRCVYVLGIDRPTMKEVAMELERLKKVKTHPWVQQQTNEESRSLILEVERSDLYEVPLIPYASSEWDSYSGSSYYMGLQDVTRRKSLRIHTKLHVPSVF; translated from the exons ATGAACCCGGATAACCCAG ATATCAACGAGTGTGACGATAAAAGCAACAACTATGTTTGTTTCGGGCATTGTATCAATACACTAGGGAGTTACAACTACACATGTTTGCCAGGATACAAGGGCAATGCAAACACACCATATGGCTGCCAACCTGTTGCTAAACCTTCAAAGTTCCCAGTCCTGATATTCATTCTAG CTATAGTATTTGTCTTGGTGGCAATAATATCGGGACTAACTGGAGTTTATTTTGAAATAAGGAAGAGAAAATTAACCAAGCTAAAGGAGAAGTTCTTTGAA AAAAACGGGGGTGTGTTTTTACAACAAAAGCTCAACGCACCAGGGACTAGTGAGGCAGTGATTATGTTTAGCACCGAACAACTTTTGAAAGCGACCGATAATTATGCAGAGGACCATACTATCGAACGAGGTGGTTATGGTGTAGTGTATAAAGGAATTTTGGCGGATAAAAGTGTCGTTGCAATAAAGAAGTCTAAACTTGTTGATGGGACCCAATCAGAGCAATTcatcaatgaagtattgatccttacgcaagtcattcatcgaaatgtggtAAAGCTTTTAGGATGTTGTTTAGAAGAGGATGTCCCGGTACTAGTTTACGAATTCATTGCTAATAACACTCTTTATTATCGCATTCATCATAAATCGGGCGGAATGA TCGTTACATGGGACAATCGGTTGATAATTGGTACCGAAGCAGCGGATGCACTTGCGTACCTTCATTCGCAAGCAGCTATGCCCATCATCCATCGAGATGTCAAGTCTACTAATATATTGTTAGATGAAAACTACACCACAAAGATTTCATATTTTGGAGCCTCGAGATTAGTCCCATCAGATCACGCTCAAGTGACTACTCTCGTTCAAGGGACATTAGGATATCTTGATCATGAATACTTCCACACAAGTCAACTAACTGACAAGAGTGACGTGTATAGCTTTGGAGTGGTACTTGCAGAACTCATAACGGGGCAAAAA AAAATATGCGTGAACAGAACCAATGAAGAAAAGAATTTGGCAACGTACTTTGTTAAGGCAATGAAAGAGAATCGCTTATTTGAAATTGTTGAACCCCGAGTTTTACGTGAGGGTAGTCTTGAACAGATACAACAAGTTGCTGATCTGGCGAAGAGATGTGTTTACGTACTGGGGATTGATAGACCTACTATGAAAGAAGTGGCCATGGAGTTAGAGCGTTTGAAGAAGGTTAAAACTCATCCTTGGGTTCAACAACAAACAAACGAAGAATCGAGAAGCTTAATCCTTGAAGTTGAGCGATCTGATCTTTATGAAGTCCCATTAATCCCATATGCTTCCAGTGAATGGGATTCTTACTCGGGTAGTTCTTATTATATGGGACTACAA GATGTGACTAGAAGGAAAAgcttaagaatccacactaaactCCATGTTCCGTCTGTTTTCTGA